AAAGACAACGTTCTCTTTAGATATACAATCATTGAACATCTTCATTGCTCaaattttataatacaattgATTATATTTGGAGATTAGGTAGTTAACGTTGATTGTCTTAATCTATTGAACATACTCTTTCAAAGGATAACTCATGCTATCTCGTAGAGAATCTCCTTATAAGGAGTTCTATTGAATCACTcattttattaatgaattttAATCATGGTTATCTCTATGTCTAACTCTCCTACTATCCTCTATGTctacactataatatatatatatggggttCTATTTGAATAACAGTTATTTGAATATACCCCATAATTATTTCCTTATAAGGATTGGTTTCATATACACTgtgtttaaaatgattatttcaCAGAtgagaatactttattttatatagtaataatagtaatattattaatgtataatgGAGTATTGATATATAGAATTATATAGGGAGAAAACAAATAGACACTTCCTTGTTTTCATAATATCACATTTACAAATGCTTTCACAGACAGATAtgtcattgtacatgtatatataaatgtatttatgttctattaaatacatgtacatataaatgtatttatgttctattaaatacatgtacatataaatgtatttatgttctattaaatacatgtacatataaaatgtatttatgttctattaaatacatgtacatacacatgtatttatgttctattaaatacatgtacatataaatgtatttatgttctattaaatacatgtacatataaatatatttatgttctattaaatacatgtacatataaatgtatttatgttctattaaatacatgtacatacacatgtatttatgttctattaaatacatgtacatataaatgtatttatgctctattaaatacatgtacatataaatgtatttatgttctattaaatacatgtacatataaatatatttatgttctataaatacatgtacatataaatgtatttatactctACATTCAATGTAGATTCTGATGATATATTCATTAACACATACACAATAGTGGTATTATGTTCATATTTATACCTATTATTATAAGACAGTGGACTAAttctcaatttttttaaattgagagTATGATCAAAAATTAGAGACTGGCTCAAGATCATAAGTAACAAGATATCTTGAACTTTTTAATAAagttgtacatgtaatatgaacTGGTTAGATTGTTCAGCTCACTTTCTTTTTAGACTTCAAATGTACTGGTAATTTACTGGGAGACACAGTAGGTTGCTCCCTAATGTCATCTTTTCCTTTAACCATAAGGTCAAAGGTGACTCCTTTAACCTCTACCACTCCTTTCTTTGTATTGGATTAATAGACGTGAGAAGGGGATCTGGTATTTGATGGCGTGATCTTCCTGATCTAATGCCTTGACCGACAAGAGCAAAATGATCAATTTGTAAAGTTTTCACTGAAGTAGTCCctataataatacaattgtaATTATGGGTGTGGTTTGAATGCGATATTACTTTGTGGTACTGGGGGTGGAGGGGTAAGTGGAGTTTACTTGGGAGGGAGcgatgtgttgtatgtgtgacGGTGGGAAAAGTGCTCTTGTGAAGGAGAAGTGAGTCACTATTGCTATGTATAATTGGTTTGGATTGTAATGGTGGATTTGGCACTAGAAAATACATGGACGTGGGTGAATTTGATGGatgaataattttataatggatatatgggtaataattccGGCATGTGAATGGATCAATAAAAAAAGACTTGATAAATAATGGATGCATGATAAGGAGATGGATGCATAAATATTAAGTAAATGGATGTATAAGAAGTATATGGATATATTTCTTTACTTGTATATGTACTATGTTGCTCTACTACATAATCTTCTAACTTCTTGACTTTATAACAGTCTTCTTGTATATGTAGCACATAATGAGGTGGGCGTATTGAAGGGGTTGTCCCTTCATTAGAATCTCTTTTaggtaatttaattttatgggagattttaatggatTTGAGGGGGAGGAGAGACAAGTTGTTAATGAGAGGGTGGGATCATCAATATCTGATTCATCAGTATTTGATCTCAGTAGGGGACGTCTAAATGTAAAGTAAACATacattgacatgtacatgtattatacagttAGTATGCCCTCTTATAAAGAACACTCTGAATCAcaatattgaggacacttgttctagtcccatactaatactttagtgtattatacaacctctatattgaggacacttgttctagtcccatactaatactttagtgtattatacaacctctatattgaggacacttgttctagtcccatactaatactttagtgcaTTATACAACCTGAGGACACCCCTATACTAAGGACAGTTTCTAATATCTCAAAATGTCCATTATAAAGAGATTTTATTGTGTGTGCTAATTCAGTACATTTCAAATGACCTTTTTTCTAATCTTCGTTTTCCAACTTGTGCTTTCTTTTGACTTGCTTCAATTTTCAATAAGAGATGTTGTCTGACACCATGTAATGTAGCATATTCACTTGTTGGTAGTCTAGACCATGGATTAATTTGATAAAGATCTAGAATTGAAATGACTAGACCACGCCCAACCTGTAAATACAGCATACATGTAACACAtgtccatatacatgtacatgtaaagatCTCtcaaatattgattttaaagtatacaaaagtgttaaaaaaattttattagTATCTTTTTTTGACTATGATATGCACATAAAAATTTGAGTAAATATAGGATTATAGTGAAGgatgctaataataatagaagttaaataatgtaatatattattggtgtgtattaatattgtttagAGCAAAACTGGGACAGCTATGATTTGTTATCAATGTCACAGTAAACGTATATCATGATGTTTATAGTTGCAATGTTTAGATAATGTATATGATCTCAACATAGCATACCTCTTCAAAGTCTAATGATGTTAGTTTATGAGGTATGGGTGATCCATTTTGAGGTGGAGAACATCGTCCACTGTCCATTGTAGCAGAAGTTATTGTGTTAACATGTCTTCCACTGTTATAGTTACATTCTAAAGTATAACTgttgaatgaaaaataaatagattGGTCAGTTTATAAAGACATATAGATTTGATTGATAAGATGACTCATTAATGTAATAGaacatttgtaataatattgtaGTCCACAGTCACATTTAATGTACAGAGCTCTTCCTTTCATGAGAGGTGAGAGCTGTCCATTAAGACAATGATTTATATAATGTGTTCCAATTCATTGTAAGCCTTCAATAATTGTAGCATCAAAGATACAACATTAAGTAGATACTTTTGAAATATTgtagtaattgttttaatagtATATCCTTTCAACTTTAGTAACTGAACAAAAACTAGatttataactttttaaaagGTGAACTAAATTATTCAAGGATTGTATTAAAACTGGAACTAAAAAGATTGTCAATTCATTATCATTTTCTTGTCATCATATCATTTACAATCTATATATATTAGCAAGGTCCTCTCATACAGTATATATAGTAAATAATACTCAGTGGGTAGAAGTCATTCATAATCAATGTTAATTGCTATCAATTAGATGTTTATCAGTATCCAATATAATAGATAGTAGTAAATATTTAATGCtaactttattcataaatattaaAGTCATTTTAAATACTCATTCAAACTCAACAACTTGAAACATTGTTGAATAGATAAGTTATAAAATGAACAAAGTTGATAAATGGGTGACAAATGGGCAtgttaatggatgaatgaacactAATGAGATGGACAAAGTATTCAAGAATGGATGAACGCATAAACAAATGGACAGACAATTAAATGGCTGTACAAATTAGATGATTTAAAAACTTACCATTGTATGAGACCAGTAGCTTTGTACAAGGCAACACGACCGCTACCTTCCTTAGTTGTATCTCCATCTCTCTTATCAGCCATATACATGTTCCTCTCGGAAAAAACACTGTGCCCAAAATCAAAATGGGCGGAGTTTAATGATACAAGTTCGGCAGTAGCATGCATTCAACTTGGTTTTCTTTATTATCAAAATGATttccataaataaaacaacctcgTTTAGTTGCATGGGCGTGTAAATCTACATACAATGCTACTCCTGAAGGACTGCTTTGTGTTGCCATAGCAACCATGTTTGGTGTCGTATGTAATAATTGTTCATTATCATCAATGTTTTGGAAGGAATCTATTATGTGGTCTGGAACTGAGTCCATTAAATGGCTTGAGATTGAGTCTAAGTTGTTTGGAATTGAGTCTACATGGTCTGAGATTGAGTCTACATGTAATTGATTTGGGATTGAGtctaaatcattatttattaatacatgtttacGTTCCATATTATCAttgttgtttatacatgtattagtaccATGAAGTGGAGCACATTCACAATAGAAATCATAGTGATGACTGTGGTCAGGTAGTACTGTTCCATTACAATAATATAGCATTAAACTGCGGATAGCGTTAATGGGTGGATGAAGCTCATGACTAGGATTAAGATAAACGCGATTCAAATTAATACCTCGACTGTCCGTTCTGTAATGTCCTCTAGCAACACCATCAGGATTTAACATCGGGACTAGTTTAAATACAAACTGTTCTCTAAGGTTTGAGATCGAGGGTCATCCTCACGGAGAAGGAAGTCAAGGATTCCATTAAAGACATAACTAGAAGGGGTTTCCCCTGGATGGACTCGACTGGTGATAAGAATTACCTGTGGAAGGAATAGAAGAGTAACACAATTTATaagaaagtacatgtacatgtatgtagctaTGGAAACCAAGCAGTTAGCATATATAATGAGGAAACCCCTTATATTAAGGAGATCTATTATAATATGCCTTTCATTAACAGAGCTACAAtttctataaaatataaacatacctTTTATTGTGGAAGCGTTGAGCTCTACTCACACTCCTATCTGGGAACAGTCCAGGTAGGTGTGGTTCTGTTTCCGTGGTGATATTACAATTAGACGATACAGTAATGAGATCAATACGTAGTCCATCTAATGAGTAACATAAGAGATCTCTATGATAATAAATACTGTTGTCTTCTCTCTGTCTTTTAGTAACTTCTGCTCAAGTTTTGTTAAATAACGTTGACAATCAGAGTATGAGAAAGGATAGCAAAAAGCAATGTGAGATATAGATTTACGTAGCTCAGGTGGAGTAATATGAAATGACAGAACCATACCTTCATCTGAActctataataaaatataatataataaataattgttgaaaAGGCTTAGGTAGAGAGGTAATAGGTATGATAGGACATTTCAGACTTTATGTTTGTCTGTACAACCAATACTAAAAATCAATTAACAAAGCCAagctatatatacaatacaacaaCCAATCAAATATACATCTAATGAGTCCATAGCAACAGCCAATGAAATAGATTGgttgttttattgtatataatagcttgactttgtttattgatttttagTATTGGTTGTACAGACAAACATAAAGTCTGAAATGTCctatcataataaaaataagttcattttttaaattttaaatgaataaagagttctgaaataaataaatgtaatgagTAAAAGTGATAGTCTAAAATCAAAGAaagtttaataatgtttttaaagttcAGTAACTGGCAGTgaatcaatgttttaaaaaatttgtcaaattgaaaacaaaacaaacaacagcaaatatgactacaatatattacatattgagttatctacaatatattacatattgagttatctacaatatattacatattgagttatctacaatatattacatattgagttatctacaatatattacatattgagttatctacaatatattacatattgagttatctacaatatattacatattgagttatctacaatatattacatattgagttatctataatatattacatattgagttatctacaatatattacatattgagttatctacaatatattacatattgagttatctacaatatattacatattgagttatctacaatatattacatattgagttatctacaatatattacatattgagttatctataatatattacatattgagttatctacaatatattacatattgagttatctacaatatattacatattgagttatctacaatatattacatattgagttatctacaatatattacatattgagttatctataatatattacatattgaGTTATATTTAAAGACTCATTATATACatatctataataatataatatatatgttattatatttatttattgaatagtGCTAAATGTCAATGATTAATGACCTGTTGTTGCTATATATGTAAGTATTGATGGAATGTTTACACAGTTAAGTTAATGTACATTTAGACTACATGGACTGGAATGGTTCCCATAATATTAATGTACCAGTATATGTAGGTAATGGTTATTACAAGGACAcaccttccatccatccatccattcatctatctatccattcattcatctacatatcaattcatccattcattaatttattacctGGCATTCAGGTCGATCTCTCATTCTTTCCCAACCACCTCTTCCTGGTACAGTACGTATGAGAGGAGTAAATCCCTGTTGATAAAGACGAACCTGTTTATTAAGATTTAAATATCCATCCTATAAAAGAAAAAGTATAATAAAAACCTGTAAAGTGCTCGCTAAACATGAACATGTAATAAATGTTCCATTACATAATCCTCTTATTAACATACATTATTAACTAatcaacagagacttttaattatttcaccaCCCACTCAGTTGATTGTAATACACTAAATCCACCCACTCAGTTGATTGTAATACACTAAATCCACCCCTACTCTGTTAATTGTAATACACgaatattaataatatccaCCCACTCACTTGATTGTTTTTCCATGATAATTTGGTGACGTTATAACACTAAAGTAAAACCAAGATCTATTACTATTTTGATAGGTGTCCCCGCACAATCTGGT
This genomic interval from Gigantopelta aegis isolate Gae_Host unplaced genomic scaffold, Gae_host_genome ctg1224_pilon_pilon:::debris, whole genome shotgun sequence contains the following:
- the LOC121391032 gene encoding LOW QUALITY PROTEIN: cytosolic carboxypeptidase-like protein 5 (The sequence of the model RefSeq protein was modified relative to this genomic sequence to represent the inferred CDS: inserted 3 bases in 3 codons), translating into MENLEEDVPVRGKITKTFGEGFTPLIRTVPGRGGWERMRDRPECQSSDEGMVLSFHITPPELRKSISHIAFCYPFSYSDCQRYLTKLEQKLLKDREKXNSIYYHRDLLCYSLDGLRIDLITVSSNCNITTETEPHLPGLFPDRSVSRAQRFHNKRYVILITSRVHPGETPSSYVFNGILDFLLREDDPRSQTLENXFVFKLVPMLNPDGVARGHYRTDSRGINLNRVYLNPSHELHPPINAIRSLMLYYFPDHIIDSFQNIDDNEQLLHTTPNMVAMATQSSPSGVALYVDLHAHATKRGCFIYGNHFDNKENQVECMLLPXLVSLNSAHFDFGHSVFSERNMYMADKRDGDTTKEGSGRVALYKATGLIQCYTLECNYNSGRHVNTITSATMDSGRCSPPQNGSPIPHKLTSLDFEEVGRGLVISILDLYQINPWSRLPTSEYATLHGVRQHLLLKIEASQKKAQVGKRRLEKRSFEMY